A genomic segment from Pseudokineococcus lusitanus encodes:
- a CDS encoding ABC transporter ATP-binding protein: protein MRLELRGITKRFGALVANDSIDLVVEPGEVHCLLGENGAGKSTLMNVLYGLYRPDEGELLVDDRAVTFDGPGAAMAAGIGMVHQHFMLVPVFTVAESVVLGHEKTRGPLLDLDAARRQVREVSDRYGFGVDPDARIEDLPVGVQQRVEIIKALVGDAKVLILDEPTAVLTPQETDELIDIMRQLKAAGTSVVFITHKLREVRAVADRITVIRRGKVVGSAAPDASENELASLMVGRAVSLGVGKEPPNRGEDHLVVSDLVVRDARGARAVDGVSLTVARGEVLAVAGVDGNGQSELVEAMMGLVPAESGSVRLGGRELLGLGVREVLDAGVGFVPEDRSTDGVVASLSVAENLVLDLVRTPAYSKGLRLRRDAIRENATRRVAEFDVRTTGVDAPVGALSGGNQQKVVLARELSRPLELFIASQPTRGLDVGSIEFVHRRVVAERDGGTPVVIVSTELDEVVELADRIAVMYRGRVVGVVDGSTERDVLGLMMAGVPEDEARRQAQAHPTLAEHPDEHPDEVLGAAAGDAPGGAHRAPRPEEQPGTTQEAP from the coding sequence CCCGGACGAGGGGGAGCTGCTGGTCGACGACCGCGCCGTCACCTTCGACGGCCCCGGCGCGGCGATGGCCGCGGGGATCGGGATGGTCCACCAGCACTTCATGCTCGTGCCGGTCTTCACCGTGGCCGAGTCGGTCGTGCTCGGCCACGAGAAGACCCGCGGGCCCCTGCTCGACCTCGACGCGGCCCGCCGCCAGGTGCGCGAGGTGTCCGACCGCTACGGGTTCGGCGTCGACCCCGACGCGCGCATCGAGGACCTGCCGGTCGGCGTCCAGCAGCGCGTCGAGATCATCAAGGCGCTCGTCGGCGACGCGAAGGTCCTCATCCTCGACGAGCCGACCGCGGTGCTGACGCCGCAGGAGACCGACGAGCTCATCGACATCATGCGGCAGCTCAAGGCCGCCGGGACGTCGGTCGTCTTCATCACCCACAAGCTCCGCGAGGTCCGCGCGGTCGCCGACCGCATCACCGTCATCCGTCGCGGCAAGGTCGTCGGCTCGGCCGCCCCGGACGCCTCGGAGAACGAGCTGGCGTCCCTCATGGTCGGCCGCGCCGTCAGCCTCGGGGTCGGCAAGGAGCCGCCGAACCGCGGGGAGGACCACCTCGTCGTCTCCGACCTCGTCGTGCGCGACGCGCGCGGCGCCCGCGCCGTCGACGGCGTGTCCCTCACCGTCGCGCGGGGGGAGGTCCTCGCCGTGGCGGGCGTCGACGGCAACGGCCAGAGCGAGCTCGTCGAGGCGATGATGGGCCTCGTGCCCGCCGAGAGCGGCTCCGTGCGGCTCGGCGGCCGCGAGCTGCTCGGCCTCGGCGTCCGCGAGGTGCTCGACGCCGGTGTCGGCTTCGTGCCCGAGGACCGCTCGACCGACGGCGTCGTCGCGTCGCTGTCCGTGGCCGAGAACCTCGTCCTCGACCTCGTCCGCACGCCGGCCTACAGCAAGGGGCTGCGCCTGCGACGGGACGCCATCCGCGAGAACGCGACCCGTCGCGTCGCGGAGTTCGACGTCCGCACGACGGGCGTCGACGCGCCGGTCGGCGCCCTGTCGGGCGGCAACCAGCAGAAGGTCGTGCTCGCGCGCGAGCTGTCCCGGCCGCTGGAGCTGTTCATCGCCTCGCAGCCCACGCGCGGGCTCGACGTCGGCTCCATCGAGTTCGTGCACCGCCGCGTCGTCGCCGAGCGCGACGGCGGCACGCCCGTCGTCATCGTGTCCACCGAGCTCGACGAGGTCGTCGAGCTCGCCGACCGGATCGCCGTCATGTACCGCGGCCGGGTCGTCGGCGTCGTCGACGGCAGCACCGAGCGGGACGTCCTCGGTCTCATGATGGCCGGGGTCCCCGAGGACGAGGCGCGCCGCCAGGCGCAGGCCCACCCCACGCTCGCCGAGCACCCGGACGAGCACCCGGACGAGGTCCTCGGGGCCGCGGCCGGGGACGCCCCCGGCGGCGCGCACCGCGCGCCCCGCCCGGAGGAGCAGCCCGGCACCACGCAGGAGGCACCGTGA